From the Arthrobacter sp. PM3 genome, one window contains:
- the gcvH gene encoding glycine cleavage system protein GcvH, whose amino-acid sequence MSIIPEELSYTAEHEWISAPNADGVVRVGITDFAQDALGDVVYAQMPEVGTTIKANDVVGEVESTKSVSDIYAPVSGEVVARNEALDTDSALINSDPYGEGWLIEIKLAEADAIESLLSASEYEQQVG is encoded by the coding sequence ATGAGCATCATTCCCGAAGAACTGTCCTACACCGCGGAACACGAGTGGATTTCGGCCCCCAACGCCGACGGCGTTGTGCGCGTCGGCATTACCGATTTTGCCCAGGACGCCCTCGGGGATGTCGTCTACGCGCAGATGCCTGAGGTGGGAACCACCATCAAGGCCAACGACGTCGTCGGCGAGGTTGAATCCACCAAGAGCGTCAGCGACATCTACGCTCCGGTGTCGGGCGAGGTCGTGGCCCGCAACGAGGCACTGGACACCGACTCCGCCCTCATCAACTCGGATCCGTACGGCGAGGGCTGGCTTATTGAAATTAAGCTCGCCGAAGCCGACGCGATCGAGTCGCTTCTCAGTGCATCCGAGTATGAACAGCAGGTAGGCTAA
- a CDS encoding FHA domain-containing protein, which yields MFGHERNDTGDGYGTGGVKASETTSINLTPVRDEPNFTPKLSVEERAAVEALPFGSALLVAHSGPNAGARFLLDSDVTTAGRHPDADIFLDDVTVSRRHVEFRRTPRSFEVVDTGSLNGTYVNHDRVDAVELKSGNEVQIGKFRLTFYLSPARAAGNV from the coding sequence ATGTTTGGGCACGAACGGAACGACACCGGTGACGGTTACGGCACGGGTGGAGTGAAAGCTTCGGAGACCACGTCGATCAACCTCACCCCGGTGCGCGATGAACCCAACTTCACCCCGAAGCTCTCCGTTGAGGAACGGGCCGCAGTCGAGGCCCTTCCCTTCGGCTCAGCCCTGCTCGTGGCGCACAGCGGACCCAACGCCGGCGCGCGGTTCCTGCTGGATTCGGACGTCACGACGGCGGGCCGTCATCCGGACGCCGACATCTTCCTCGACGACGTCACCGTGTCCCGCAGGCACGTTGAGTTCCGGCGCACCCCGCGCAGCTTCGAGGTAGTGGACACCGGGAGCCTGAACGGCACCTACGTGAACCACGACCGCGTCGACGCCGTGGAACTGAAGTCGGGCAATGAGGTACAGATCGGCAAGTTCCGCCTCACCTTCTACCTGAGCCCTGCCCGCGCAGCAGGCAACGTCTGA
- a CDS encoding MerR family transcriptional regulator encodes MATAHADRRGPQVLNIGEVLAQLSDDFPSMTASKIRFLEEKGLINPQRTPAGYRQYSENDVERLRFVLALQRDQYLPLKVIKDYLDAIDRGERPENLPAGVTVSPRIVSDELATEIQGRARRLSEEQLRAESGASVPLLESLLSYGLIGHVNGKFDEHALQVARACVQLESHGLEPRHLRPFQAAADREFGLVERAVATLTSRKDAASHARAAEAAREISDLCLSLHQALVQDRISRMDI; translated from the coding sequence GTGGCCACGGCACATGCGGACCGGCGCGGACCCCAGGTTCTGAACATCGGGGAAGTCCTGGCTCAATTGAGCGACGACTTCCCCAGCATGACGGCGTCAAAAATCCGGTTCCTTGAAGAAAAGGGACTCATCAACCCGCAACGGACGCCTGCCGGCTACCGGCAGTATTCCGAGAACGACGTCGAGCGCCTGCGCTTCGTCCTGGCCCTCCAACGGGACCAGTACCTGCCCTTGAAGGTGATCAAGGACTATCTCGACGCGATCGACCGCGGCGAACGGCCGGAGAACCTGCCTGCCGGCGTCACGGTCTCACCGCGGATCGTCTCCGACGAGCTCGCCACCGAGATCCAGGGCCGGGCCCGCCGGCTCAGCGAAGAGCAGCTCCGGGCTGAGTCCGGGGCGAGCGTCCCGCTCCTGGAATCGCTCCTGAGCTACGGCCTGATCGGGCACGTCAACGGGAAGTTCGACGAACACGCCCTGCAGGTTGCCCGGGCATGCGTCCAGCTGGAGAGCCATGGCCTGGAGCCGCGCCACCTGCGCCCGTTCCAGGCGGCTGCCGACCGCGAATTCGGTCTCGTCGAGCGTGCCGTGGCCACTTTGACCTCACGCAAGGACGCCGCTTCCCACGCCCGCGCCGCGGAAGCGGCGCGGGAAATCAGCGACCTCTGCCTGTCACTTCACCAGGCGCTGGTCCAGGACCGCATCTCAAGGATGGATATCTGA
- a CDS encoding bifunctional nuclease family protein — protein sequence MIEVEIVGVRIELPSNQPLVLLKEIHGERHVPIWIGTPEASAIALAQQGVVPPRPMTHDLLVDVVEALGHTIVSVNIVAVEDNIFYGQLQFENGTTVSSRASDALALALRAKCRIWCADAVMDEAGVRITEHDEGEDTHPGPAVDEEGEMRRFREFLDDVEPEDFAG from the coding sequence ATGATTGAGGTGGAGATTGTGGGAGTACGGATTGAGTTGCCGTCCAACCAGCCGCTCGTCCTGCTCAAGGAAATCCATGGTGAGCGCCACGTGCCGATCTGGATCGGGACGCCGGAGGCCAGCGCCATCGCCCTCGCCCAGCAGGGGGTTGTCCCGCCCCGGCCGATGACGCACGACCTCCTGGTGGACGTGGTCGAAGCCCTGGGCCACACGATCGTCAGCGTGAACATCGTGGCCGTGGAGGACAACATCTTCTATGGCCAGCTGCAGTTCGAGAACGGAACCACCGTGAGTTCCCGGGCCTCGGACGCCTTGGCGCTTGCCCTGCGCGCCAAGTGCCGCATCTGGTGCGCTGACGCCGTCATGGACGAGGCCGGCGTGCGGATAACCGAACACGACGAGGGTGAGGACACGCATCCTGGCCCCGCCGTGGATGAAGAAGGCGAAATGCGGCGCTTCCGCGAGTTCCTCGACGACGTCGAACCGGAGGATTTCGCAGGCTGA
- a CDS encoding MerR family transcriptional regulator encodes MSPKGEAGELKQSATAGVAVPASGAQGLLFTEDLPVLDEDAGYRGPTACKAAGITYRQLDYWARTGLVEPAVRGAAGSGSQRLYGFRDILVLKVVKRLLDTGVSLQQIRTAVEHLRERGVEDLAQITLMSDGASVYECTSADEVIDLVQGGQGVFGIAVGRVWREVEGSLAALPSEHAADQSFPDDELSKRRAARKTG; translated from the coding sequence GTGAGTCCGAAAGGCGAAGCAGGCGAGCTCAAGCAGTCCGCAACGGCTGGCGTTGCCGTGCCCGCTAGCGGCGCCCAGGGCTTGCTGTTCACCGAGGATCTTCCCGTTCTGGACGAAGACGCGGGCTATCGCGGCCCTACCGCCTGCAAGGCTGCCGGCATCACCTACCGGCAGTTGGACTACTGGGCCCGCACCGGACTCGTCGAGCCCGCGGTCCGCGGCGCGGCCGGCTCCGGCTCCCAGCGGCTGTACGGTTTCCGCGACATCCTTGTCCTCAAGGTCGTCAAACGGCTCCTGGACACCGGAGTTTCCCTGCAGCAGATCCGCACCGCCGTCGAGCACCTCCGGGAACGCGGCGTCGAGGACCTGGCCCAGATCACGCTCATGAGTGACGGCGCCAGCGTCTACGAGTGCACCTCGGCGGACGAAGTGATTGACCTCGTCCAGGGCGGCCAGGGGGTGTTCGGCATCGCCGTCGGCCGTGTCTGGCGCGAAGTTGAGGGAAGCCTCGCCGCCCTTCCCAGCGAACACGCCGCGGACCAGTCCTTTCCCGACGACGAGCTAAGCAAACGCCGCGCTGCCCGCAAAACCGGCTAG
- a CDS encoding ParA family protein, translating into MQVVSISSLKGGVGKTSVTTGLASAALAAGIPTLVVDLDPHADASTALGVSPEDQLDIGRMLRSPRRAHLADNVVSSGWVEQARANAAAPVLDVAVGSAYTGIYDRPDLGRRDLRRLSAVLAGAATYDLVLIDCPPSLNGLTRMAWSASDKVALVAEPGLFSVAGTERTLRAIQLFRQEFAPKLTPAGIVANRVRSGSAEHAFRLSEMESMFGQLLLSPHIPEQANWQQIQGAAHAVHHWPGDSAKNAAGLFDTLLQNLVNPNGLAAAGSVRNRSLR; encoded by the coding sequence GTGCAAGTAGTGAGCATCAGCAGCCTCAAAGGCGGTGTCGGCAAGACATCCGTGACCACCGGACTGGCGTCGGCGGCTCTGGCCGCAGGCATCCCCACCCTCGTCGTCGACCTTGACCCGCACGCTGACGCCAGCACCGCACTGGGCGTCAGCCCGGAGGACCAGCTGGACATCGGCCGCATGCTGAGGTCGCCGCGGCGCGCGCACCTTGCGGACAACGTGGTTTCCAGCGGCTGGGTGGAACAGGCACGGGCCAACGCCGCAGCCCCTGTCCTTGACGTGGCCGTGGGCTCGGCCTACACCGGCATCTACGACCGGCCCGACCTCGGCCGCCGCGACCTCCGCCGGCTCTCCGCCGTCCTGGCCGGCGCCGCGACCTACGACTTGGTCCTCATCGACTGCCCGCCGTCGCTGAACGGCCTCACCCGGATGGCGTGGTCCGCGAGCGACAAGGTGGCCCTCGTCGCCGAACCCGGGCTGTTCTCGGTGGCCGGCACCGAGCGCACGCTGCGCGCCATCCAGCTGTTCCGCCAGGAGTTTGCCCCCAAGCTGACGCCGGCCGGCATCGTGGCCAACCGGGTGCGCAGCGGCTCGGCCGAGCACGCGTTCCGGCTCTCCGAGATGGAGTCCATGTTCGGCCAGTTGCTGCTGAGCCCGCACATCCCGGAGCAGGCCAACTGGCAGCAGATCCAGGGCGCCGCCCACGCCGTGCACCACTGGCCCGGCGACTCGGCCAAGAACGCGGCGGGTCTCTTCGACACCCTGCTGCAGAACCTCGTCAACCCCAACGGCCTGGCCGCCGCAGGCAGCGTCCGCAACCGCAGCCTGCGCTAG
- a CDS encoding pyruvate carboxylase, with amino-acid sequence MFSKILVANRGEIAIRAFRAGYELGAKTVAVFPNEDRNSIHRQKADEAYLIGQEGHPVRAYLDVDEVVRVAKEAGADAIYPGYGFLSENPRLARAAKEAGITFVGPPAEVLELAGNKVAALEAARKAGVPVLKSSAPSKDLDELIAAADEIGFPVFAKAVAGGGGRGMRRVDTREALPEALQAAMREADAAFGDPTMFLEQAVLRPRHIEVQILADAEGNVMHLFERDCSIQRRHQKVVEIAPAPNLDDGIRQALYRDAVKFAKALNYVNAGTVEFLVDTVGERAGQHVFIEMNPRIQVEHTVTEEVTDVDLVQSQLRIASGETLADLGLSQETVQLKGAALQCRITTEDPANGFRPDVGKITGYRSAGGAGVRLDGGTVYSGAEISPHFDSMLVKLTCRGRDYPTAVARARRALAEFRIRGVSTNISFLQAVLDDPDFVAGDVATSFIDERPQLLKARVSADRGTKLLTWLADVTVNKPNGELTVHTDPADKLPALDDAAARPGSRQRLLELGPEGFAKALRAQEAVAVTDTTFRDAHQSLLATRVRTRDLVAAGPAVSKLLPELLSVEAWGGATYDVALRFLGEDPWDRLAALRKALPNLCLQMLLRGRNTVGYTPYPEEVTVAFVNEAAATGIDIFRIFDALNDVNQMAPAIRAVRNTGTAVAEVALCYTADMLDPDETLYTLDYYLELAQKIVDAGAHILAIKDMAGLLRPAAAARLVSALRERFDLPVHLHTHDTAGGQLATLLAAVDAGVDAVDVASASLAGTTSQVSASALVAALAHTPRDTGLNLASVCSLEPYWEAVRRVYAPFESGLPGPTGRVYQHEIPGGQLSNLRQQAMALGLGERFEAIEDMYTAADRILGRLVKVTPSSKVVGDLALHLVGLNADPADFNENPQKYDVPDSVIGFLSGELGDPPGGWPEPFRTKALQGRTVKVRDVELSAEDSAALQGDSKTRQRTLNRLLFAGPTKDYQKSVEAYGNLSVLDTRDYLFGLQRGAEHEIELEKGVRLIASLEAVSEPDEKGMRTVMCTLNGQSRPVVVRDRSVVSNVKAAERADASQPGQVAAPFAGAVTLTVKAGDTVKAGDTVATIEAMKMEASITTPVAGTVARLAVGAVEQVQGGDLLLVVE; translated from the coding sequence ATGTTTTCTAAGATTCTGGTGGCCAACCGCGGCGAAATCGCGATTCGCGCTTTCCGCGCGGGCTACGAGCTGGGTGCCAAGACTGTCGCTGTGTTCCCCAACGAGGACCGCAACTCGATCCACCGCCAGAAGGCCGACGAGGCGTATCTGATCGGCCAGGAGGGGCACCCCGTCCGGGCGTACCTCGACGTCGACGAAGTGGTGCGGGTGGCCAAGGAGGCGGGGGCGGACGCCATCTACCCCGGCTACGGCTTCCTCTCCGAGAACCCGCGCCTGGCGCGGGCCGCGAAGGAGGCAGGCATCACGTTCGTCGGCCCGCCGGCGGAAGTCCTGGAACTTGCAGGCAACAAGGTCGCCGCCCTCGAAGCCGCCCGCAAGGCCGGCGTCCCGGTGCTCAAGTCCAGTGCGCCGTCGAAAGACCTCGACGAACTGATCGCAGCCGCGGATGAGATCGGCTTCCCGGTCTTCGCCAAGGCCGTGGCAGGCGGCGGCGGGCGCGGCATGCGCCGCGTGGACACCCGCGAAGCCCTCCCGGAGGCCCTGCAGGCCGCCATGCGCGAGGCCGACGCCGCGTTCGGTGACCCCACTATGTTCCTCGAGCAGGCCGTCCTGCGCCCCCGCCACATCGAGGTCCAGATCCTGGCCGATGCCGAGGGCAACGTCATGCACCTCTTCGAGCGCGACTGTTCCATCCAGCGCCGGCACCAGAAGGTCGTGGAGATCGCCCCGGCGCCGAACCTCGACGACGGCATCCGGCAGGCCCTGTACCGGGACGCCGTAAAGTTCGCCAAGGCGCTGAACTACGTCAACGCCGGCACGGTCGAATTCCTTGTCGACACGGTGGGCGAGCGGGCCGGCCAGCACGTGTTCATTGAAATGAACCCGCGCATCCAGGTGGAGCACACGGTCACCGAGGAGGTCACCGACGTCGACCTCGTCCAGTCGCAGCTGCGCATCGCCTCCGGTGAGACCCTCGCGGACCTGGGCCTGTCCCAGGAGACCGTCCAGCTCAAGGGCGCTGCCCTGCAGTGCCGCATCACCACGGAGGACCCGGCCAACGGCTTCCGCCCCGACGTCGGCAAGATCACCGGGTACCGCTCTGCCGGCGGCGCCGGTGTCAGGCTCGACGGCGGTACCGTCTACTCCGGTGCGGAGATCAGCCCGCACTTCGACTCGATGCTGGTCAAGCTCACCTGCCGCGGCCGCGACTACCCGACGGCCGTTGCCCGGGCCCGCCGCGCCCTTGCCGAGTTCCGGATCCGCGGCGTGTCCACCAACATTTCCTTCCTGCAGGCCGTCCTGGACGACCCGGACTTCGTCGCCGGGGACGTCGCGACCTCGTTCATCGACGAACGGCCCCAGCTGCTGAAGGCCCGAGTCTCGGCGGACCGCGGCACCAAGCTGCTGACCTGGCTCGCCGACGTCACTGTCAACAAGCCCAACGGCGAGCTGACCGTCCACACCGACCCGGCGGACAAGCTCCCGGCCCTCGACGACGCCGCGGCCCGTCCCGGCTCCCGGCAGCGGCTCCTGGAGCTCGGCCCGGAAGGCTTCGCCAAGGCCCTGCGCGCGCAGGAGGCCGTCGCCGTCACGGACACCACCTTCCGCGACGCCCACCAGTCCCTGCTCGCCACCCGGGTGCGGACCCGCGACCTCGTGGCGGCCGGACCCGCCGTCTCGAAGCTCCTCCCGGAGCTGCTGTCGGTCGAGGCGTGGGGAGGCGCCACGTACGACGTCGCCCTGCGGTTCCTCGGTGAAGACCCCTGGGACCGGCTCGCCGCCCTGCGCAAGGCCCTGCCGAACCTGTGCCTGCAGATGCTGCTCCGCGGCCGCAACACGGTGGGCTACACGCCCTATCCCGAAGAAGTCACGGTGGCGTTTGTCAACGAGGCCGCGGCCACCGGCATCGACATCTTCCGGATCTTCGACGCGCTCAATGACGTGAACCAGATGGCCCCGGCCATCCGCGCGGTCCGGAACACCGGGACCGCTGTCGCCGAGGTCGCCCTCTGCTACACCGCGGACATGCTGGACCCGGACGAGACGCTCTACACCCTGGACTACTACCTGGAGCTGGCGCAGAAGATCGTCGACGCCGGGGCGCACATCCTCGCGATCAAGGACATGGCCGGCCTGCTCCGCCCCGCCGCCGCAGCCCGCCTCGTGTCGGCCCTGCGCGAGCGGTTCGACCTCCCGGTCCACCTGCACACCCACGACACCGCGGGCGGCCAGTTGGCCACCCTCCTGGCGGCAGTGGACGCCGGCGTCGACGCCGTGGATGTGGCCTCGGCCTCGCTGGCCGGAACCACGAGCCAGGTCTCGGCCTCGGCCCTCGTTGCCGCGCTGGCCCACACGCCGCGCGACACCGGGCTCAACCTGGCCAGCGTCTGCTCCCTCGAACCGTACTGGGAAGCCGTGCGACGGGTGTACGCGCCGTTCGAGTCCGGCCTGCCGGGCCCCACGGGCCGGGTCTACCAGCACGAGATCCCCGGCGGACAGCTGTCCAACCTGCGCCAGCAGGCCATGGCGCTGGGCCTCGGCGAGCGGTTCGAAGCGATCGAGGACATGTACACCGCAGCGGACCGCATCCTCGGCCGCCTGGTGAAGGTGACGCCGTCCTCCAAGGTGGTGGGCGACCTCGCCCTGCACCTCGTGGGCCTCAACGCCGATCCGGCCGACTTCAACGAGAACCCGCAGAAGTACGACGTCCCGGACTCCGTGATCGGCTTCCTTTCCGGCGAACTGGGCGACCCGCCCGGCGGCTGGCCCGAGCCCTTCCGCACCAAGGCCCTGCAGGGTCGCACCGTGAAGGTCCGGGACGTGGAGCTCAGCGCTGAGGACAGCGCCGCGCTGCAGGGGGACTCGAAGACCCGCCAGCGCACCCTGAACCGCCTGCTCTTCGCCGGTCCCACCAAGGACTACCAGAAGAGCGTCGAGGCCTACGGCAACCTTTCGGTGCTGGACACCCGCGACTACCTCTTCGGCCTGCAGCGCGGGGCGGAGCACGAGATCGAACTCGAAAAGGGCGTGCGCCTGATCGCCTCGCTTGAGGCCGTCTCCGAGCCGGACGAGAAGGGTATGCGCACCGTCATGTGCACGCTCAACGGCCAGTCCCGTCCGGTGGTGGTCCGCGACCGTTCCGTGGTGAGCAACGTCAAGGCCGCCGAACGCGCCGACGCCTCCCAGCCGGGCCAGGTGGCCGCGCCGTTCGCCGGTGCCGTCACCCTGACCGTCAAGGCCGGGGACACGGTCAAGGCCGGCGACACCGTGGCCACGATCGAGGCCATGAAGATGGAAGCCTCCATCACGACGCCGGTGGCCGGCACCGTGGCACGCCTCGCCGTCGGCGCCGTGGAGCAGGTCCAGGGCGGGGATCTGCTGCTGGTCGTCGAATAG